A single genomic interval of Armigeres subalbatus isolate Guangzhou_Male chromosome 1, GZ_Asu_2, whole genome shotgun sequence harbors:
- the LOC134208404 gene encoding uncharacterized protein LOC134208404: MCRKYFLVLSVLVTSCLAFSPFPELQDQFAEHSQYVEPQLQEFRQENEELRFDLINWITRQFGNLTVEMRRLTEETWEIIENHEDVHEECMDDLTSIFALYVYIGELDINYAAEDMDWYMQYDANNRFNPRIRFVQRENSRAIHQTVQSLGRNRFVEDISDTLFELEDELNYYRNLWEGYQLVLDEELEAIDPFAEQVKYEMNWWHNYTIDWHKRFMDWAIEDIQYYCVDLTNLE, translated from the coding sequence ATGTGTCGAAAATACTTTCTGGTGCTGTCAGTCCTAGTGACAAGCTGTCTAGCCTTCTCACCATTTCCGGAGCTCCAGGATCAGTTCGCTGAACACAGCCAGTATGTGGAGCCCCAGCTGCAGGAATTTCGCCAGGAAAACGAGGAATTACGTTTCGATCTTATCAACTGGATCACCCGACAGTTTGGTAACCTGACAGTGGAAATGCGCCGCCTCACGGAGGAGACCTGGGAAATCATAGAAAATCACGAAGACGTTCACGAGGAGTGTATGGACGATCTAACTTCCATATTCGCCTTGTATGTGTACATTGGAGAGCTGGACATTAATTACGCCGCCGAAGACATGGATTGGTACATGCAGTACGACGCAAACAACCGATTCAACCCGCGGATCAGGTTCGTCCAACGGGAGAACAGCCGAGCCATTCACCAAACGGTGCAGTCATTGGGACGGAACCGATTCGTAGAAGACATTAGTGACACATTGTTCGAACTAGAGGATGAACTGAACTACTACCGGAACTTGTGGGAAGGATATCAGCTGGTACTGGACGAAGAGCTTGAAGCCATTGACCCGTTTGCAGAGCAAGTTAAATATGAAATGAACTGGTGGCACAATTACACAATCGACTGGCATAAAAGGTTTATGGATTGGGCTATTGAGGATATCCAATACTACTGTGTGGACCTGACGAACTTAGAGTAA